AGCGCAACTCGCTTCATAGAACTCTCCGCGCGCGTGATTTGCTAAAAACGATTTGCCGAGAATCATTTGCCCAAAATGATCTCGACGATGATATTTCGGTTTCGCCTCCGGCGGTTAATTACCGACGTACCCGACCTCATGGGTGAATTCGCCAGCGGGTTGCCCACTAAAGCCTGCCTTTGGCTCGAGTGAACCGACGATGCGATTGTGGGTGGTGAAGGTTGGTTCTAAAAGTTCAGAACTTTGCCAAAGTTGGTGAGCCAGTTGCAACTTACGGCACTATGACACCCGAGGAACGAAATCGAATGGTTGAGTTATGTGCTCAAATCGCCGGGGAAAAAAATGCCCGGAAGTTCGATGAACTCGTTATGGAGCTAAATGGTTTGTTTGAAGGCAAAAAAGATCGTCTCGCCGTTTCGGGACAAGGGTTCGATATGAGCACCTGAACCCCCGCAGTGGTATTTTTTCGCTAGACGGCTATAAATTGCACCACTCTCGGCCGCAACTCAGGCGAACGCTGTAGAAGCAATACCACTTGTAGGGTATCGCGCAATCACCGTTTTGAGACATAGACTCGTTGCGGCCCGTTCATGCCTCCCCCTCAACGCAGAATCGAGGACCGCATACGACAACTCTGTGCGAAGGCAGCGGCCGCAACTGACGGTGATCTGGAACCGACTCTGAAAGAGCTATCGCAACTGCTGCGTGGAACGGTTAAGCACATGAGGATGCGTGCCACCAGCTTGTTGATCGAGAGAAAGCGCTTGGCGGAACCTAGACGCCGCGCAGACGACAACGAGGTTTGACACCGGCAGAAAAGCCGCCGGGTAGCCCAAGGCTGCTAATCGCGCGCGCACCGCCAACAAAGTGGGTCCTCCTCAGGGACCAAGCATATCCCGTTAAGCAATATCTTGCATGCAAATGATTATAAATGGTTTAAGTCCACTTAAAGAACCGACATTGCGCGTCCTTTTAGCAAATCCCGCAGCGGTCACAGGCGAATACAAGGTGAATATTTTCTGTGATCTGCTCCTCAACCTCGCTTATCATTCAACCTGCGAATGACGGGCATGAGGTTGGCGCATGAGCTCGATTACAGAAACGCTGTGGCCGATAGAACCGCATACAGCTAAGAAGCATGAAATTCTCAAACGGTACTTTCAGGCGTGGCTGCCAATCCTAGGCCACAGTAACAACCGCCTTCTCTACATAGATGCATTTGGCGGTCCGGGCAAGTACGCTGGAAAACCGGGGAAAACCGGGGACAGACGGGACGTTCCCAAGAATCAAGGGAAAACCGGGGGAAAACCGGGGACAGACGGGACGTTCCCAAGAATCAAAGACAGTCCGATTTTCGTGCTTTAGAACCTGTCAAGTCCCCCGCAAATATTCTTAACTCCTACTCTCGCAGCCTCATACCGCGACCAACTGACCGTTCGGGGCGGATGCGGATGTTAAAATGGTTCCGTAGTGTTTAGCTACAAGCAATACGACTCCAGAACTCTAACAACGCAAGAGCAACCCGAAAATTCCCCCTCTAACTCCTTATTTCGCAGTATTTTGATATCTAAGTCCCTCGCGCTCAATATTTTACGGGACGCCTGCCATATCAAAATTCGCGCAACTACATGCAAACAAGGATTTTAGCTCAAAGATATTTTTTAATTTTTTTGATATGAGATATCCGCCACCGAAAGAGCGAGAACCGAGGCCAGAAGTTGCGCCCATCCCGCTTCGCCCGCCCGCGAATCCCAATCGCGCGTTTGCCCATCTTGTGTGCGCAATGGGACAATAGCTGGATATGCAAAAACCGCTCACCACAGTGTTTCAACTATTGGCCGCCGGGATGATGCTTCTGGGCTATGCCCCGGCGCAGCAGACTCCGGCTGCCCCCGCAGCTCAACCGACAGCACCGGCTTCCGCTTCCACTCCGGCCCCAAAAGCGCAGGCTCCGGCCGCCAAGAAAGCGACCACAAGCGCAAAATCCGCTACTACTCTTACTCTCAAGACCCAAAAAGAAAAGGCGAGCTACGCGCTGGGAATGAAAATCGGCGGCGATCTGCGCCGGCAAAGCGTGAATACAGCTATCGATCCCGCCCTCACCGCGCGCGGATTGAAAGACGCTCTGGCCGGCAGCAAAACGATGTTGATGACCGAAGACGAAGAGAAGGCCGCCCTAACGCAATTGCAAACCGAGATGCGAGGAAAAATGGAGGCCAAATCCAAAGAAGCGGCCGCCGTCGGCCATAAAGAGGGCGATGCGTTCCTCGCGGCGAACAAAAGTAAAGACGGAGTTGTGACGCTGCCCAGCGGATTGCAGTACAAAATCCTGACTGCCGGCACCGGACCGAAGCCGACTGCGAGCGACACCGTGACCGTCAACTACAAAGGGACGCTGATCGACGGGAGCGAGTTCGACAGTTCCTACAAGCGTGGACAACCTGCAACGTTTCCCGTGGGCGGAGTAATCAAAGGCTGGACCGAGGCATTGCAATTGATGCCGGTCGGCTCGAAATGGCAACTCTTCATCCCGGCCGATCTGGCCTACGGCGATCAGGGCCGTCCCGGTATCCCGCCTGGGGCGACGCTCGTTTTTGAGGTCGAACTGATCTCGATTGGAGAGGCGAAGAAATAGTGCAAGCTTTCAGCCATCAGCTATCAGCACGAAGAGGAAAAGAATAAACCGTCGGCCGTCTGCGAGTCGCAGGCGGCCTTTTTGGGCAAGGGGGATCGGTTCGCGGAAATTGCTGTAGGCAGACATAAGCATACTCAGCGGTTAGAGTTTGCGAAGAATGGAATCTAAAGCCTCTCCGCACCGCTGCCGATAGAAAGCGCAGCGCGAGGGAGAGCAACGTGAAGATTCTCTTAGTGGAAGACAGCAAACCCATGCGGCGAGAGAATGAGTCTGCCTTGCTCAAAGCGGGATATGAAGTGATTTGCGCCGAGGATGGAGAAATGGCTGTGCAAATGGCGCAAGAGCATAAACCGGACTTGATTTTGCTGGACATGATCCTGCCCAAGATGAGCGGACCCGAAGTTCTGCGGCAATTGAAAACCGATGCCCGGACCGCCCAGATCCCCGTCGTAGTAGTCAGCAGCCTCTCGGAGAAGAACCGGGAGAAACTGATGGAAGAGGGCGCCGACGACTATCTGGTAAAGAACGAACTCATGCCCAGTCAAGGCGTCAACCTGCTGCCGAAAATGCTGGAGAACATTATCTGCCGCATCAACCGCAGGCGCGGAATCGCTTTTTCCAACGTGCCGGTGCAGTAGCCGAAGCCTGAAGATGCAATCAGAGGGAACGTTGCAGATGTTCTTCCGCGGAAAGATTGGCGCCAGCCAGGAGCAGCAGGCCGGAGAGAAAAGCCCAGAACATCATGCTCACCGAGAGCGCGAAGGGGCCGTAGACTTCCTGAAAATTCAGCCAGGGCAGAGCAAGGATATAGGCGTATTTCAATGCCTCAGAAAGCAGTCCCATAATGACCGCCGCGGGCAGCACCGTGCGCGCCGGAACTTTTCCGTTGGGCAGCAGCCAGTAGATGAGAAAGAAAATGGCGATGCTGGCGGCGATGGCGAAAACTTTCATCATCAGGAATCCAATCAGGCGCACAAAGCCGGTGCCATAGCCGCGAAGCAAGAATTCCATGAACGCAACTGGCCCCGCGGTCAGCGCGATCGAGAGCAAGGCCAGAACGCCGCAGGCCAAGGCCAGGCCAAGCGAGATCAATTGATTGCCCAGGTAGGATCGATTGTTCTCGAAGCGCCAGATTCGGTTGAGTGCCACTTCCAGCGGCAGGAACACACCGGACGAAGTCACCAGCAGGATGACCAGCGATACCGCCTGCACGCGCTGGCGCGAATTGACCATGGAATTGAGGTTGCGGATCACGAAATCCTGACCCGCCGGCAGGTAGTCGCGGAGGAGTTCGATGATGACGTCGGACATGACGCGGGAATGAAAGACGCGGCGGATCAGAGTCAGCAGCAGGACGACGAAGGGAAAGAACGCCAGTATCGAATTCGCCGCGACGGAGAACGCGAAAGTGTGAACATCGGTCCGCATCAAGTACTTCATGGTGGAGACGAGCAAGCTGCGCGAACCGGGTCTGCGCGAGCCCAGGCTAGGCGAATCGCGCGCCGGGCCGACTACTGTACGCTGCCGTACGGTATCGGTATGCGGCGGTGCGGTGAAAGGAGGGTCGGACACGGGACGGTCCAATCGTACCAGAAACGTTTTGGGTCTTACTTTTCGGCTTTTGGCTCTTAGGCAAACCCCAGCGCCGAAGCGCGAGGGTTCAACATTCCGCGATAGGTTTTTGAACCGAGCGCCAGAGAAGTAACCCGAAGTTCTTCCAGTGGTTACTGAGTTATTTCTTTATCCTTGTAAAAGTTATCTGGAATGACCGGTGGTCACATTACGATTCCTTTCTAATTTATCTTGCGAATCGTTTTAATACTGCTTATTATCTGTTCCTCAATACCGGAAAGTGGTCCCGGTAGAGAGACAAGCGAGTGGTTGATCTTTAGTAGGTGTGGTAGAAACGCGCCAAATTGTCGGGCTCCGAAGTTCTCGCCGCGGATGGATTCCGCGGGGGCGACTGAGGAGTCTTTTCCTTTTTTGGGGTACTTCTTCTACACATCGTAGGGCGTGACTCAAAGTTCTACCGGCTTTATTGAGGGGGGCTTCAATCGACCGGGGCGACGATCGATTCAGCCGGAGAACCATTCTTCGCGATTGTGAAAGGAGTTTTTGCCGTGAGAGAGAAAGGTACAGTAAAGTGGTTCAATGGGGCGAAGGGGTATGGATTTATCCAACGCTCCACGGGGGAAGATGTATTCGTGCACTTCTCCGCGATCCAGGAGAACGGCTACCGCACGCTCAATGAAGGAGAGACCGTGGAGTTTGACCTGCTGAAGGGCCCCAAAGGCTTTCAAGCGGCAAACGTCGTCCGCGCATAACCTGCGAACAATTCCCGAAACCCTCCCATTTCCCTGTGGGAGGGTTTTTTGCTGGACCTGAAGTTCAAGGAAGGAAGTGGCGATTAAACCTGGGGTTGGGCCGGGAAGATTTCAGGGCGGACACGCGGCTGTTACGTCGCGGGCTATTGGATAACGGGTACGTCGAGTTGGCCATCCTCAGCGATCACGTGGTTGCCACGGAGAGTTTGCCGCCGCTTCATAAAGATCCTTTCGACAGAGTCGTAGTGGCACAGGCCACGGTTGAAGGTGTAACGCTACTGACCAACGATTCGTTGGTGGCGCAGTACCCGGGTTCCATCAGGATGGTATAGAACTTCTGAGCAGCCTTCGCTACAACGTCGTCGCTTCACTGTTATCGCATTTCCAGCGAGACTAAGTCCCCGCTGGTTGATCCCAAAGGTTTGTAGTTCACTGTGACCTGGCGGTCGCGCCAGTCGCAGGAGAAGTTTTCGGCGCCGATCAGAAGCAGAGATTTGTAGTCGGAGGCACGAAGCTTCAGGACTGTTCCATCGGCGTTGACGCTGAGAACGGCGGCAGGAGCTTGCGTGCAGTCGACTGCAATCAGGCGGCCGCGTAGATACTTGGTGGAACGCGCATCTTCCGGTCCGGCGGCTTGGGCGGCTTTATCGGAGGCGGCGCGTCTGGCAGCATCTTCCTCGAGTACATCGAAGGGAGACTTCTGAGGGGCAAATTTCGGTTGCGGCCCATTTCCCGCGCCGAGTGCGATGCCGTATTTTTTTTCGGCTCCGGAAGTTTCTTGCAGTTCCTTGGCGAGGGCGACGATCTGCGGACTGTTGCTGCCTTTCAGGCGCTCGAGCAGAATCTGCGATGCCTCCCATTTCTTGCTGGCCACATAAATCTGCGCCAGGTGATAGATGAAGAACTCATTGCGCGGGCTCAGGCCGATGGCGGCGCGTTCGGCCGTCAGGGCAGCGGGCGTGCTGCCGCCTTCGTTGCGGGCAAGGGCCAGCAGGTCGTAAGCTCCGGCCATCTCGGGATACCATTCGAGCACCGCCTTGAGGTCGAGCATCATGTTGGGCAGGCCCTGGATGTCGGCATGCTTGGTTTGCGCGATACGGTATTTCAAGATCGACAAGTAATAGCGCAACCACATGTCGCGCGGATTGAGAGCAGCGGCGTCGGCGAGTTCGGTCGAGGCGTCGTCAAATTCACCGTGCCCGATGTGGTCCCAGGCCAGAATGCGGTGAGCCAGAGGACTGCCGACGGCGTTGGTGGGAAGCAGGTCGGGATCCTCGCTCGACCGTCTCTCTTGCTTTTTCAATTCGAATTTCTTGTCGGCCAGGGTGGCCGCGGTAGCCAACGCATGCAGTTGTTGCAGGCCGAGTTCGCGGCGTTCGGGAATGCGGATGGCGACTTCGGCGTAGAGCGCGCGCTCGTCCGCTTCGGGAATCGGATTTGCGGTAATCACTGAGTCGTCGGGTGTGACGGGAACCGGGAAGCGGTAGGGCTGGCCCGGGCCGATCGCACTCGCGGGGTCTTCCTCGCTCGGAGCGTTGGTCTGGCGAGCGGCATCGACGGCTGCAAAGAGCCCGGTCTGGGCGTGGAAATAATCCTTCACTTTCTTTTCCAAATCCGCAGAACTCATGCCGTAGGCCTTCTGAATCGCGTCTTCGACGGGGAGGTGCTGATTCAGAACAAAGTCGAAGTAGGCTCCGGTTTCGGGCAGCTTCTTTTCGTGGAGAAGGTAGTGCATGACGATCCACGACTCGGCGTAAAAGAGGATATGGTGCGTGCCCTGATTGCGAGTCGAGGGATCATGTTTCAGGGTAAAGAGATCGGGCAACGGCAGCCAGACTTGTGCGCCCAGCAATTCGGTAAGTGATTTGGGCGGCGTGGTCACGGTCTGATTGGCCAACAGATCTTCGGTGAGCGAGGGGACAAGCTCAGGGTCGCCGCCGATTTCGGCTTGCTTGTTGTCGATGTGAATCGAGCTGAAATATTCGGCGAGGCCTTCGTCGAACCAGCCTTGCGCGGGCGGATAGTTGTAACCCAGCAGCATCAAGGCGAAATCGTGCGCTACGGCGCGCCAGGATTCTTCTTCGAACAGGTTCAGGACGATGAAGTCCTGATCTTCGCCGGCAAGGAAGAATCCAGGCACAGTAATGGGCTGGCCCTGGCGCAGGGGCGCGACCTGATAAAAGGTCTTGTCATTCTTGAAGGCAAGGATGGTGAGCGGAATTGACTGGTTGAGCCGTTCCTTGGTTAGAAGATTCGCAAAGACGGCGCGCATCTGCTCGAAGCGGAGCGCGACCTCGCGGCCTTTTTTGTCGCCCGCGTCGGTGATGACGGTGAAATGGGCGGAGTGAATTTCCAGCCAGGGCGGCTCGGCGGCGGGGGCGGGAAGAGAGAAGAGGAATGTTCCGCAAAGCGCGGAAACGATGCAGAGCGCGATGGAGCGGATGCGGGCCATTGAGTTCCGGAAGACGGAAGCGCCGTAAGGAAATGCTACCACGCAGGGCCGGCGGCGTTGTAAGTACGTAAATCCGAGCGGGCGTCTCGATCGTTGAAGCGTGCAAGATCCCCTCGACCGACGGCGAGATGCTGGCGCTAGTCGATTGCACCGTATAATTCCTGCCGCATGCTTAGAGCCGTGGAAAATCGGATTTGTATTCTCTGTCTTGGTCTTGCCTTGCTCCTAACTCCGTTCGCGCACGCCGCTTCGGGAGCGTCGTGGAGAGGGGTGTTGAGTGATGGGTCGGGCAAGGCGATCGCTGGGGCGAAGCTGAAAGTGCACTCGGCCGCGGGTCGTGACTACAGCGCGACCACGGCGGCGAATGGCAGGTTTGTATTCGAAGGCATTGCTGCCGGAACATACGAAGTTTCCGTGAAGATCGCGGATAAGGAATGGAAATCCGCCGCACCGTTTGTGGTCACAGAGGAAAGCGGTTTGAGTTCATCTCTGCAACTTTCCTCTCAAGGGAATGAATTGCGTATCCTCGCCGCTGCTGCGGCGGCGTCCCCGCAGGCCAGCGGGGGCGAACATCTTTCCAGCACGGAAGTTTCGAGTCTGCCACTGAATGCGCGGGATTTCAGCAAGCTGCTGCTGCTGGCGGCCGGGACTATGACCGATGCCAATGGCGCGGCCAATTTTACGCAGCAGTTTGCGGTCAACGGCCAGCGCGGCGCGGCCACCGTGTTTGCTCTTGACGGCTTCGACACCACCGATCCGGAATTAGGTGGGGCAACGTTCTCCAATTTTAACGTCGATGCGATTCAGGAAGTGCAGGCAAATTCTGGCGTAATGCCGGCGGAGATTGGGCACGGCGGAGCGAGCTATACGAATGTGGTGACGAAGTCGGGAGTCAACCAGATTCACGGAAGCGTGTTTGAATTTCTGCGCAATGCCGCGTTCGACGCGCGCAATTATTTCGATTACAAGGACCCGACGGGCCGACGGCGAATTCCACCTTTTGCGCGCAATGAATTTGGATTTACCAACGGCGGCCCGGTCGTGATTCCAGGAGTGTATGACGGGCGCGATCGCACCTTTTATTTTGGCGAGTATCAGGGTTTTCGTCAGGTGCTGGGCACGACGCAGGTGATTCCGGTGCCGACCGCAGCCGAGCGGCAGGGAGTCGACACGGCTACGTTTCCCGGCGACACGCTGACAATTCCGGTGGATCCGCGAATCGTGGCGGTGCTCAATCAATATCCTATGCCGAATCAGCCTGGGGGCGCGTTTGGAGATCGCACATATGCGGCATCGTCGAAGGTCGTCACCACGACGGATCAGTTTTCGATACGCGTCGACCACCGGATCTCGAATAAGGCTTCGCTGTTAGGGCGATTCAGCCTGAATCAGGTGACGGGGCCGCTGACCAATCCAGACCAGACGGCGATCGACCCTAGTTTCGGGGTGCAGTTTTTCGATCATCAGCGCAACGCGGGCGTGCGCTACGTGCGCAAGATTTCTCCGCACTTCGCTTCGGAAACTTCTCTGGGATACATTCGCAGCACGCCCTTCTTCCCGGCGATTAACCATACCCAGCCTGCACTGGGATTTGCGGATGGGTTGTTTCAGGGCTTCAACGCGCCGGGGGGATCGATTTTCGGATCTTACGGCAATCTTTATCAGTTCAAGCAGGATTTCGCGCTTATACATGGCCCGCACAGTTTCAAATGGGGAGTGGAACTCCGGGCGAATCGCGACTCGACGATCTTTGGGACCAATCCGAATGGAGCTTACGAATTTGGCGGAGGAACGGCATACTCGCCGGTGCTGATCACGTCGGCGAGCGGAACGCATAACATCAACCCGGGCGATCCGCTGCCGGACTCTCTGACAGGATTGCTTACGGCGACGCCCTACTCGTACAGCATTAACGCGGCGGCAAATATCACACCCGTAGGCGACAAGTTCAACGAGGCGGGGGTGCGCCGCGAGGCTTACAACTTTTATTTTCAGGATGCCTGGAAAGCCACATCGCAACTCGTCGTGAACTACGGACTGCGCTACGAAGTGAACAGCCGCATTCACGAGGCGACCAAGCGGACGTCGGGTCCAATATTCCTGGGAGCGGATGGCAAGACCGTGCCCTATTGGGATCGCTCAGCCACACAAGCGTATTTGATCAATCCGCAGCCGCCATACGATCAGGATTGGAACGGCTGGGGGCCGCGGCTGGGGCTGGATTACGCGGTGGGCGCGCACACGGTGCTGCATGCGGGCGGGGCCATTACCACGATTCTTCCCAACTTATGGCAGGACAATTTTCTGACGGCCTCAATCCCATTTGTTTTTGCGCCCTACGTCAGCGCGCTGCCGGGTTTGCCGGTCCCGTTTCAAAATACGTTTGTGCCGGTGAATCTGCCGACGGCCTACAACATTCAGGGCCAGCCGATATTCGCCACGGGCCGGAGCCAGGACGTGCCCGCGAATACTGTGATTGACTTGCCGCGATTCCAGCGTGATCTGGCGGCGAGTACGCCCGGGAATCCGCAATTGCTCACCATCGTCGGCATCGCCAAGAATTTTGCCAACGGCTATATCGGCAGTTGGACGGCTGGCGTCGATCATGATTTTCGCGATGTGAAGGTGAACGTCTCGTATGTGGCGACGGCGGGAATTCATCTGGCAAGAGTTTATTCGCCGAACAGTTATGGCGGGGCTGACCCCGCGCACGCGCCGTTTACTCAATTCAATTCTTCGGGGCAGGCCATCGGAGGCTATGGGCCGGAGCTCATCATGTCCAGCGGTTCGCATTCCAGCTATCACTCCTTGCAGGCCAGTGCCAGCAAGACATCCGCTCGGGCAGGATTGGGATTGCAGGCCAGCTACACCTATTCGAAATCGATTGACGACAGCAGCGCGGTACTGGGCGGGCTGTTCGGCACCGCGGGAACGATTCTGCAAACGCTGCCGCAAGATCCTTGGAATCCGTCGGCGGAGAAGGGACCGTCCACATTCGATGTAACGCACGCGTTCAACGTGAGCGTGATTGAGTTGCTGCCGCTCGACCGGATTGGATTTCTGAAGCCTCTAGGAAGGCCACTGACCACGGGTTGGCAGTTTCTCAACATAACGGCTTTGACCACGGGATCGCCCTTCAGCGTGTATTCGGGAATCCAGCAGACGGGCGCTGGCGCGGGAGGCACCGACCGGCCCGATCTGGTCTCGATGCCACATTTTTCGACTAGCC
Above is a window of Candidatus Sulfotelmatobacter sp. DNA encoding:
- a CDS encoding FKBP-type peptidyl-prolyl cis-trans isomerase; the encoded protein is MQKPLTTVFQLLAAGMMLLGYAPAQQTPAAPAAQPTAPASASTPAPKAQAPAAKKATTSAKSATTLTLKTQKEKASYALGMKIGGDLRRQSVNTAIDPALTARGLKDALAGSKTMLMTEDEEKAALTQLQTEMRGKMEAKSKEAAAVGHKEGDAFLAANKSKDGVVTLPSGLQYKILTAGTGPKPTASDTVTVNYKGTLIDGSEFDSSYKRGQPATFPVGGVIKGWTEALQLMPVGSKWQLFIPADLAYGDQGRPGIPPGATLVFEVELISIGEAKK
- a CDS encoding response regulator — translated: MKILLVEDSKPMRRENESALLKAGYEVICAEDGEMAVQMAQEHKPDLILLDMILPKMSGPEVLRQLKTDARTAQIPVVVVSSLSEKNREKLMEEGADDYLVKNELMPSQGVNLLPKMLENIICRINRRRGIAFSNVPVQ
- a CDS encoding YihY/virulence factor BrkB family protein; its protein translation is MSDPPFTAPPHTDTVRQRTVVGPARDSPSLGSRRPGSRSLLVSTMKYLMRTDVHTFAFSVAANSILAFFPFVVLLLTLIRRVFHSRVMSDVIIELLRDYLPAGQDFVIRNLNSMVNSRQRVQAVSLVILLVTSSGVFLPLEVALNRIWRFENNRSYLGNQLISLGLALACGVLALLSIALTAGPVAFMEFLLRGYGTGFVRLIGFLMMKVFAIAASIAIFFLIYWLLPNGKVPARTVLPAAVIMGLLSEALKYAYILALPWLNFQEVYGPFALSVSMMFWAFLSGLLLLAGANLSAEEHLQRSL
- a CDS encoding cold-shock protein, which gives rise to MREKGTVKWFNGAKGYGFIQRSTGEDVFVHFSAIQENGYRTLNEGETVEFDLLKGPKGFQAANVVRA
- a CDS encoding TonB-dependent receptor, encoding MLSDGSGKAIAGAKLKVHSAAGRDYSATTAANGRFVFEGIAAGTYEVSVKIADKEWKSAAPFVVTEESGLSSSLQLSSQGNELRILAAAAAASPQASGGEHLSSTEVSSLPLNARDFSKLLLLAAGTMTDANGAANFTQQFAVNGQRGAATVFALDGFDTTDPELGGATFSNFNVDAIQEVQANSGVMPAEIGHGGASYTNVVTKSGVNQIHGSVFEFLRNAAFDARNYFDYKDPTGRRRIPPFARNEFGFTNGGPVVIPGVYDGRDRTFYFGEYQGFRQVLGTTQVIPVPTAAERQGVDTATFPGDTLTIPVDPRIVAVLNQYPMPNQPGGAFGDRTYAASSKVVTTTDQFSIRVDHRISNKASLLGRFSLNQVTGPLTNPDQTAIDPSFGVQFFDHQRNAGVRYVRKISPHFASETSLGYIRSTPFFPAINHTQPALGFADGLFQGFNAPGGSIFGSYGNLYQFKQDFALIHGPHSFKWGVELRANRDSTIFGTNPNGAYEFGGGTAYSPVLITSASGTHNINPGDPLPDSLTGLLTATPYSYSINAAANITPVGDKFNEAGVRREAYNFYFQDAWKATSQLVVNYGLRYEVNSRIHEATKRTSGPIFLGADGKTVPYWDRSATQAYLINPQPPYDQDWNGWGPRLGLDYAVGAHTVLHAGGAITTILPNLWQDNFLTASIPFVFAPYVSALPGLPVPFQNTFVPVNLPTAYNIQGQPIFATGRSQDVPANTVIDLPRFQRDLAASTPGNPQLLTIVGIAKNFANGYIGSWTAGVDHDFRDVKVNVSYVATAGIHLARVYSPNSYGGADPAHAPFTQFNSSGQAIGGYGPELIMSSGSHSSYHSLQASASKTSARAGLGLQASYTYSKSIDDSSAVLGGLFGTAGTILQTLPQDPWNPSAEKGPSTFDVTHAFNVSVIELLPLDRIGFLKPLGRPLTTGWQFLNITALTTGSPFSVYSGIQQTGAGAGGTDRPDLVSMPHFSTSRPVRDDYFGLGANNASFFNIPIDLPGGSGPNSGFFGTLGRDTFRGPGYHDFDIAMIKDTPFGHRGNAELGTVEFRAEFFNVFNMVNFSLPSNIVRGSGFGIISKTSGTSRQIQFSLKVIY